Part of the Nevskiales bacterium genome, TCGCAGTCCTCGGCGCTGGCCACTGGGGCCGCAACCTGATCCGCAACCTGCACGAGCTGGGCGTGCTGGCCGCCGTCGCCGAGCATCATGCGGACGTCCGCGCCCAGCTGGCCGCCGAGTACCCGGGCCTGCCGC contains:
- a CDS encoding Gfo/Idh/MocA family oxidoreductase — encoded protein: MSKVAVLGAGHWGRNLIRNLHELGVLAAVAEHHADVRAQLAAEYPGLPLHAEPDAIFADRAIQGVLISTPSPTHYAVARQALQAGKD